In Pseudosulfitobacter pseudonitzschiae, the sequence GGCTAAAGCAAGCACCCCTGATTTACCCGAAAAATCTGACGATGGCTGTGCGAAACCACCAAGCCCACAACATGCTACAGCATTGACCCCCGGTAGTAGAATCGCCACGCGGGCTGGAATTCGGCAACTGTCTCTGTGCAAATGGCGTGAAACACCGCGAAAGCAGCGCCGAACACCATGCCAATGACCCTAGCAGACCTGCACGCCGAACTACGCCCCACCAGTCTGATCCTGCTGATCGGTGCGATCGGTGCTGCCATTGCGCTCTGGCTGGGTGTGCCGCTGCCCTTTCTGCTTGGCGCATTGATACTGGTTGGCGCTTGGTCGGTCTGGCGCAGTGCCGGCGTGCCCGACACCTCGCCGCGGCCCATGCTGCAAACCCTGCGCAAAGCCTGCGTGTCGCTGATCGGAGTGATGATCGGCGCCACGTTTTCGCCCGCGTTGCTGGAACAATTGCCGCAGTTATGGTTGTCGGTGATGGCCGTGATCCCCTTTGTCGTGATCACCCACGCGCTCAGCTTTCTGATTTACCGCAGGCTGGCACGGTTGGACCGCGCCACCGCCTTTTTCGCCGCCATGCCCGGTGGATTGATCGAAGCCGTAACGCTGGGCGAGGCCGCAGGCGCCGACCCGCGCCTGCTGAGCACCCAGCATTTTGCCCGAGTCGTTCTGGTGATTGTGGCAATCCCCACGGCCTATTACCTACTGACCGGCATCGTGGTTGGCAGCGCCGCAGGGCAGTCATTTGACGCCACGCCTGCGGGGCTGCTTGATCTGGTGGAACTGGCCATTCTGTGCGTGATTGGCATCTGGCTGGGCCGCAAACTGCGCCTGCCTGCGTCCTATATGATTGGCCCCATGCTGCTCAGCGCAATTGCCCACGGTTCCGGCGTGCTGGACGTGGCAAGCCCGTGGTGGCTGCTGGCAGCGGCGCAACTGGTGATCGGAGCGGGTTTGGGAGCTCTTTTCGCCGGATCGTCGCTACGCAGCCTGGGGCGGGCGTTCGGGTTCGGCTGCATCAGTGTGGCCGCGATGTTGGCCGTAGCCGTCGCCTTTGCTTCTGCTCTGGCGCCGTGGTCAAGCCTGCCGTTCATCGCGCTGGTCATCAGCCTTGCGCCGGGTGGGGTGACCGAAATGGGGCTGGTCGCACTCAGTTTGGGTATCAGCCCTGTGGCGGTGACGGTCCACCATCTGTTTCGCATCGTTCTGACAGTCAGCATTGCGGGCTGGGCCTTGCCGCGTTTGCGCCAGCACGACCGCGCCGATGCGCCCGACCTGTTATAAGCCATCAGCCCTAAACCAAGGCGCGCCGCATGGGCGGACGGCAATCGGGAAAAGCCCTGAATGTTGGTTGGAAATGGTGGCGTGGGGGAGACTTGAACTCCCGACCTATCGATTATGAGTCGATCGCTCTAACCAACTGAGCTACCGCGCCATCGGCGTGCGAAGTATGACAGGCACGCGGTCAGGTCAACCCTGAAACGGACGTTATCCTTCGCGAACCGTATCTATCATCCGTTGGACGTTGTCGGGGTCGGCATCCGGCGTGATTCCGTGGCCCAGATTGAAGATATGCGGGCCTTTGGAGAACGCCCTCACGATCGCCCGCGTTTCGTCCACCAGCGACTGGCCACCTGTGACCATATGGTGAGACGCCAGATTGCCCTGCACGCAGCCGTCGACCTGCACATTGGCCGCCGCCCACTCGGGCGACACCGAATTGTCCAGCGCCACGCAATCGACGCCGGTGGCCTTGGCAAAGCCTATGTATTTCTCGCCCGCCTCGCGCGGGAAACCGATGATCGGAATGCCGGGATGCCGCGCCTTGAGTGCTGCGGTGATCTGGCGGGCGGGCTCCAGGCTGTAGCGGTCGAAATCCGCACCCTTCAGCGAACCGGCCCAGCTGTCGAAGATCTTGACCACCTCGGCACCGGCGTCGATCTGCGCCGACAAGTATTCGATGGTGGCCTGCGTGATCCGCTCCAGCAGCGCCTCGAACAGCGCGACATTCTCGGCCTTCAGCGCGTGCGCAGGCCCCTGATCCTTGGTCCCTTGGCCCGCGATCATATAGGTGGCCACGGTCCACGGCGCGCCGGCAAAGCCGATCAGCGTGGTCTCGCGCGGCAGCGCTTCGGTCAGCAGGCGCACAGTCTGATAGACCGGCGACAGCGTCTCGTGAATGTCCGAGACCGGACCCAGCTTGTCGAAATCCGCTTGCGTGGTGACCGTGCTCAGGCGTGGCCCTTCGCCGGTGACAAACCACAGGTCCGCGCCCAGAGCCTGTGGCACCAACAGGATGTCGGCAAACAGGATCGCGGCGTCAAAGCCATAGCGGCGGATCGGCTGCAAGGTGACCTCGCAGGCCAGTTCGGGGTTGTAGCAGAGCGACAGGAAATCACCCGCCTGCGCGCGCGTCGCCTTGTACTCGGGCAGATAGCGCCCCGCCTGCCGCATCATCCAGATCGGCGGCACTGCTTGGGTCTCGCCTACCAGTGCGCGCAAAATCGTCTTGCCTTCGGTCATCCGCTGTCCCCTTCTTGCTGCGCCCGAGGTCTATTGGCGAGGGGCACTTGTCAAGTCGGGCCTGCAGTGGCAGGACACCGTGACACACCTTCTCCCAACCAAAGGCCCGCACAACGTGACCCTGCCATCCCCCGACCGCCCTCTGAAAATCGGCACCCGTGGATCGCCGCTGGCGATGGCGCAGGCCTATGAAACACGCGACCGTCTGGCCGCCGCATTCGATCTGCCGCAAGAGGCGTTCGAGATCGTGGTGATCAAGGTCACCGGCGATCTGATACAGGACCGCCCGCTGAAAGAGATCGGCGGCAAGGGTCTGTTCACCCGCGAAATCGAACAGGACCTGTCCGCAGGCAAGATCGACATCGCGGTGCATTCGATGAAGGACATGCCGACAGAGCAGCCCCCCGGCCTGCTGCTGGACACCTATCTGCCGCGCGAGGACGTGCGCGACGCTTTCGTGTCGCCCACTTACAGCGCCATCGCAGAGCTGCCGCAGGGGGCCACTGTCGGCACTTCGTCGCTGCGCCGTCGTGCACAATTGCTGCACCGCCGCCCCGACCTGAATGTGGTCGAATTTCGCGGCAATGTGCAAACCCGCCTGCGCAAGCTCGCTGATGGCGTGGCCAAGGCGACCTTTCTGGCTGCCGCAGGGCTGAACCGCCTGAACATGGCCGACGTGCCCGCCACCCCGATCGACCCCGCCGACATGCTGCCCGCTATTGCCCAAGGGGCCATAGGGATCGAACGCCGCGAGGGTGACGCCGCCACCGCCCGTCTGCTTGCGGCCATCCACGACACGCCCACCGGGCAGCGTCTTGCTGCGGAACGTGCCTTTCTGGCCACGCTCGACGGCTCGTGCGAGACGCCCATCGCGGGCCTCGCCCTGCTGGATGGCGACACGCTGACCTTACGCGGCGAAGTGCTTCGCCCCGACGGCTCCGAGGCGATCAAAGGCACCCGCACCGGCCCGATTGCCGATGGCGCGCACATGGGCCGCGACCTTGCCCAAGAGCTTTTGTCCAAGGCAGGCCCAGACTTCTTCGACTGGCACTAGCACCTTCATCTTGCCCGAAAAACTCCGGGGACGGCGCGTCAGCGCCGGGGGCAGAGCCCCATAGGCAACGCCGCGTCCCACTTGACGCAAGCGGGCATCACGCCCCACGATTACGCCATGACACCCGGAAAAGCATTTTTAACCAGCGACGAGATTCGCCCCCTTGCCCAACGCTCCGACCTGATGGGCGCATGGTTGGTTGCGCATTGTTGGGGCACCATCGCATTTGCCATTGGCCTTTTTGCCCTTTGGCCCAATCCCGCCACCTTCCTGCTGGCGGTCATTCTGATCGGATCACGGCAGCTGGGTCTTGCCATATTGATGCACGAAGCCGCCCACAGCGCCTTGTTCAAATCGCGCAAGCTGAATGACTGGGTGGGCGAATGGCTGTGCGGCTGGCCGATCATGGCCGACCTGCACGCTTACCGGCATTATCACCTGACGCACCACCGTTTTACCCAGACCGACAAAGACCCCGACCTTGCGCTCAGCCTAAAGTTCCCGACCAGCCACGCGTCGATGCGGCGCAAGTTTCTGCGCGACCTGACGGGGCAGACCGGCATCAAGCAACTGGCTGGGCAAATACTGATGTTCATCCAGCTTGCAGGCGACGACGACGCCATTGATGCGGCAAAAACACAATCGGCGCAGGCGTTTAAATCCAACACCCTTGGCCGCGCGTTTCCGGTGTTTATCGGCATTGCGCTGGCCATCAGTCTGGTTGGCGATTGGTGGTGGGGGCTGGCGTTCTGGCTACTGCCCTATCTGACTTGGTTCCAGTTTGTCCTGCGCGTGCGCAACATCGCCGAACATGGCGCGGTCGAACAGTCGGACAATCCACTGCAAAACGTGCGCACTACGCATGCAGGGCCGGTCGCCCGTACGCTGGTTGCGCCCTACTACGTTAATTACCACCTTGAACATCACATGGTGATGCATGTGCCCTGCTGGCAACTTCCAAAGATGCACGCCTTGCTTATGACAAAAGGGCTGGGCGGGCAGATGCGCACCGCCCCCAACTACCGCGCCGCGATGATGGAGGCGGGCTGGCGCAGCTCGTAGCCGCGCCTACGTCAACCTGCTCTCAGATCCACTTTGCCAAAGGTGGCAGGCTCATCAGCACCGCATTGGCGTCGTGGCCGGTTTCCAGCCCGAATTTGGTTCCCCGGTCATAGACCAGATTATACTCAGCATAGAGCCCGCGATGCACAAGCTGCGCATCCTTGTCCGCATCGTTCCACGGCATCACCCGCCGTGCGGCCACCAATGGCACAAAGGCGGGCAGGAATGCGCGCCCGATGTCCTGCGTCAGGGCAAAGTCTGCATCCCAGTCACCGGTCGAATGGTCATCCATAAAAATGCCACCAACCCCACGCGCCCGTTTTCGGTGCGGAATATAGAAATACTCGTCAGCCCATGCTTTGAGACGCGGGTACAAATCCGTGCCATGCGGGTCCAGATGCGACTGCTGCGTGGCGTGGAAATGGGCAGTGTCCTCGGCGTATTCGATGCAGGGATTCAAATCGGAGCCGCCACCGAACCACCACGCATGGGGGGTCCAGAACATGCGGGTGTTCATGTGAACCGCAGGCACATGCGGGTTTTGCATATGCGCCACCAGACTGATGCCCGACGCCCAAAAGCGCGGATCGTCTGTCATGCCCGGAATGCCCTTGCGCGCGGCCATCGCCGATTGTGCCCGCTCACCCAACGTGCCGTAGACCGTCGAGACGTTCACGCCGACCTTTTCGAACACGCGCCCGCCGCGCATGACGCTCATCAATCCGCCGCCTGCGTCTGACCCGTCATCCGAGGCACGCGTGGTTTCGGTCACCTCGAACGATCCGGGCTGCGCATCGGCCAGCGGGCCGGTGCCGTGGCTTTGCTCCAGCCCTTCGAAGGCGGCGACAATCTCGTCGCGCAGGCTGCGAAACCACGCACTTGCCTGCGTTTTCTGTACAGCAAATTCATCTGTCATAGGGGGATGCCTCAGTGTGCCGGTGCGCGCACCGGATCCAACAGGCTGCGCCCGCCGTCAACCGTGATCGTCTCGCCGGTGATAAAGCCCGCGCCTTCCGAGGCCAGAAACTGCACTGCATCCACCAGTTCGCTGGGGCTGGCGATGCGTTCAAGCGGTGTGTGGTTTTCGATATCTTCGCGCCATTCGCGGTGATCCATGATCGACGACTTGAGCGAGGCCGACATGACCGAACCAAAGGCCACGGCATTCACCCGAATGCGGTCATGCGCCAGCGCAAGCGCCATCGACCGCGTCATCTGCTCCAGAGCCGCCGAGGCGATGGAGTAGCCCAATAGTTCGGGGCGTGTGTGCCGTGCGGCGATGGACGACAGATTGATGATCGACCCGACTTGCCCCTCGGTCTGCCCTTCGGCCTGTTTGATCATGCGGCGCGCCACCTGCTGCGTCAGACGCAGCGATGTCATAAGGTTCTGCTCCAAAAGGATTTCGACGCTGGTATCATCCACATCCAGTGCGTCGGTTTCCATCACCTGCCGCGAGGCGTTTACCAGAATATCGATCCCGTCAAAGGCGTCGATCGTGGCCGACACCAGATTTGCAATGGTCAGGCGTTGCCGCAAATCACCGGCGAAATAGCGGATCTTGCCCTCGTCCGTCTTGTCGCCAAGCTGCTGGATCAGCGCCTTTTCATCCATGTCGGCGCACATTACATTGGCGCCCTTGTCGGCAAACTGTCGCGCGATGGCCAGACCGATACCGTTGGCCGACCCCGTCACTATCGCCGTCTTTCCTGAAATCGAAAATGACATCGCCTGATCCTTATGTCCTGCGTCTGGGCTTGGTCGCCCGCGTCAACTTGAACCGTCCGTCGCCGCCCACTTCTTCGACACGGGCAAATTGTTGCTCCAGCGCCGTCTCGTAGGGCAGATGCCGGTTTGCCACCATCCACAGGCTGCCCTGCGGGGTCAACACCCTTGCTGCGGCCGCGACAAACGCCTGTCCCAGTGACGGATCTGCGTTGCGTGTGGTGTGAAACGGTGGATTCATCACCACGGTGTCGATCCGTCCGGGTGGGGTCCAGCGTATGGCGTCCGCCCAGTGGTATTGCGCACGCGGGTCGGTAACGTTGCGCCGCGCACATTCCAGCGCCAGATGGTGCGCCTCGACCAGATGCACTGCCTCTACATCACTGCGAGTCAGGATGTGGGCGGACAAAAAGCCCCAACCAGCGCCCAGATCGGCAACCTGTTTGCCCAGCTTTTCGGGCAAGGCAGCGGCCAACATTTCCGACGCGGGGTCAATACCATCGGCAGAGAACACGCCCGGCGCGGTCCAGAACCCGCCATCGGTCAGAACGGGGCCTTGGGCCCAATCCGTGAAGGCGTCGCTTGATTGTATCCAGAACAGCTTGCCGTGCGCCTTGGAAATAGCATCGGTTACGCCGGACCGGTTGCGCATCTCTTTGCGTAAACTGTCGATGCCATCTGTTTTCTGCCCGTCGATCACCACAGCGCCTTCTGTCACAGCGCAGGCGTCGGCGATCAGCGCGTGCGCCTCGGCCTTGGCGCGTGGAACGCAGACCACGGCGGCGTCATAACGCCCCTCGGGGGCGGTGCGACAGGTCAGGCCCATTGCTTCGAAATGGTCGTGAACAGGACGCAAAGGCGAGATCACCTCGCAAGAAGCCAGCGCGCTCAGGTCGACCCCAACGGCAGGCGCAAAAACCGCAATCCGGCCCGAAGTGTCGAACCCGACCTCGGCGGCCAGCGGCAAGCGCGCACCGATCATGGGGCACCCATCTGAAATTTTGCCATAAACACATCTCGCTTCCCTGACAGGGAAGCGGCCCAAGAACCCAGCGACCACATCGCCGTCAGTCTTCTTTTTCCATGGTGCATTGCAGCGGGTGCTGATGGCGCCGCGCAAAATCCATTACCTGTGCCACTTTGGTTTCGGCGATCTCGTGGCTAAAGACACCAACCACGGCCAGACCTTTTTTGTGAACGGTTAGCATGATCTCGAACGCTTGGGCATGGTTCAGCCCGAAAAAGCGTTCAAGCACCAGCACGACGAATTCCATCGGCGTGTAGTCATCGTTCAGCAGCAGCACTTTATACAACGGAGGCCGCTTTGTTTTTGGCTTAGTTTCGGTAATGACCGAGGAATCGCCCTCGTCATCTACCTTGCCCGCCATCATATGCGCCTGTCGGAGTTTCAAAGCCGTCACCCATATCCGTTGTGTGTTTCCGAGTCCTCTATATAACGTCCAAACGGCCCATGAAAAGAGGCAGTCCCGGCTATGGATCAAACCTTAACAACTATTGCCTTCGATGCGGACGACACGCTGTGGCACAACGAGCGCTTCTTCAAACTGACCCAAGAGCGGTTTGCCGAGTTATTGGCGCCCCACACTGAACCCGACGCGCTGATGACCCGTCTGCTAGAGGCCGAGCGGCGCAACATCCGGCATTACGGGTTTGGCATCAAAGGCTTCGTGCTCTCGATGATCGAAACAGCACTTGAGGTGACAGACAATTCGGTGCCCGGAACCGTCATTGCAGAGCTGATCGCCGCTGGGCAGGACATGCTGCAACATCCGGTTGACCTGCTTCCTCATGCCGCCGACGCCTTGCGGGCCGCGCAGGCCGTTGGCCCCGTGCTGCTGATCACCAAGGGTGATCTGCTGGATCAGGAACGCAAAGTGGCCCAATCGGGTTTGGGCGATATGTTTGACGCTATTCAGATTGTTTCGGCCAAGACGCCCGCCGCCTACACCCGTATTTTTGATGCCTATGACGGTGCGGCAAGCAGCATGATGATCGGGAATTCTCTGGCCTCGGACGTGCGCCCGATGCTGGAGGCAGGTGGCTGGGGCGTTTATGTTCCGCATGATCTGCTATGGGATATTGAGCACGCAGAAGCGCCCAAAGACCATCCGCGCTTTCGTGAAATCAGCGATCTGGGTGCGCTGCCCGACCTGCTGTCAAAGC encodes:
- a CDS encoding AbrB family transcriptional regulator, whose translation is MTLADLHAELRPTSLILLIGAIGAAIALWLGVPLPFLLGALILVGAWSVWRSAGVPDTSPRPMLQTLRKACVSLIGVMIGATFSPALLEQLPQLWLSVMAVIPFVVITHALSFLIYRRLARLDRATAFFAAMPGGLIEAVTLGEAAGADPRLLSTQHFARVVLVIVAIPTAYYLLTGIVVGSAAGQSFDATPAGLLDLVELAILCVIGIWLGRKLRLPASYMIGPMLLSAIAHGSGVLDVASPWWLLAAAQLVIGAGLGALFAGSSLRSLGRAFGFGCISVAAMLAVAVAFASALAPWSSLPFIALVISLAPGGVTEMGLVALSLGISPVAVTVHHLFRIVLTVSIAGWALPRLRQHDRADAPDLL
- the hemC gene encoding hydroxymethylbilane synthase — translated: MTHLLPTKGPHNVTLPSPDRPLKIGTRGSPLAMAQAYETRDRLAAAFDLPQEAFEIVVIKVTGDLIQDRPLKEIGGKGLFTREIEQDLSAGKIDIAVHSMKDMPTEQPPGLLLDTYLPREDVRDAFVSPTYSAIAELPQGATVGTSSLRRRAQLLHRRPDLNVVEFRGNVQTRLRKLADGVAKATFLAAAGLNRLNMADVPATPIDPADMLPAIAQGAIGIERREGDAATARLLAAIHDTPTGQRLAAERAFLATLDGSCETPIAGLALLDGDTLTLRGEVLRPDGSEAIKGTRTGPIADGAHMGRDLAQELLSKAGPDFFDWH
- a CDS encoding SDR family NAD(P)-dependent oxidoreductase, which gives rise to MSFSISGKTAIVTGSANGIGLAIARQFADKGANVMCADMDEKALIQQLGDKTDEGKIRYFAGDLRQRLTIANLVSATIDAFDGIDILVNASRQVMETDALDVDDTSVEILLEQNLMTSLRLTQQVARRMIKQAEGQTEGQVGSIINLSSIAARHTRPELLGYSIASAALEQMTRSMALALAHDRIRVNAVAFGSVMSASLKSSIMDHREWREDIENHTPLERIASPSELVDAVQFLASEGAGFITGETITVDGGRSLLDPVRAPAH
- a CDS encoding class I SAM-dependent methyltransferase; protein product: MIGARLPLAAEVGFDTSGRIAVFAPAVGVDLSALASCEVISPLRPVHDHFEAMGLTCRTAPEGRYDAAVVCVPRAKAEAHALIADACAVTEGAVVIDGQKTDGIDSLRKEMRNRSGVTDAISKAHGKLFWIQSSDAFTDWAQGPVLTDGGFWTAPGVFSADGIDPASEMLAAALPEKLGKQVADLGAGWGFLSAHILTRSDVEAVHLVEAHHLALECARRNVTDPRAQYHWADAIRWTPPGRIDTVVMNPPFHTTRNADPSLGQAFVAAAARVLTPQGSLWMVANRHLPYETALEQQFARVEEVGGDGRFKLTRATKPRRRT
- the hemF gene encoding oxygen-dependent coproporphyrinogen oxidase; protein product: MTDEFAVQKTQASAWFRSLRDEIVAAFEGLEQSHGTGPLADAQPGSFEVTETTRASDDGSDAGGGLMSVMRGGRVFEKVGVNVSTVYGTLGERAQSAMAARKGIPGMTDDPRFWASGISLVAHMQNPHVPAVHMNTRMFWTPHAWWFGGGSDLNPCIEYAEDTAHFHATQQSHLDPHGTDLYPRLKAWADEYFYIPHRKRARGVGGIFMDDHSTGDWDADFALTQDIGRAFLPAFVPLVAARRVMPWNDADKDAQLVHRGLYAEYNLVYDRGTKFGLETGHDANAVLMSLPPLAKWI
- the hemE gene encoding uroporphyrinogen decarboxylase, translated to MTEGKTILRALVGETQAVPPIWMMRQAGRYLPEYKATRAQAGDFLSLCYNPELACEVTLQPIRRYGFDAAILFADILLVPQALGADLWFVTGEGPRLSTVTTQADFDKLGPVSDIHETLSPVYQTVRLLTEALPRETTLIGFAGAPWTVATYMIAGQGTKDQGPAHALKAENVALFEALLERITQATIEYLSAQIDAGAEVVKIFDSWAGSLKGADFDRYSLEPARQITAALKARHPGIPIIGFPREAGEKYIGFAKATGVDCVALDNSVSPEWAAANVQVDGCVQGNLASHHMVTGGQSLVDETRAIVRAFSKGPHIFNLGHGITPDADPDNVQRMIDTVREG
- a CDS encoding fatty acid desaturase family protein, coding for MTPGKAFLTSDEIRPLAQRSDLMGAWLVAHCWGTIAFAIGLFALWPNPATFLLAVILIGSRQLGLAILMHEAAHSALFKSRKLNDWVGEWLCGWPIMADLHAYRHYHLTHHRFTQTDKDPDLALSLKFPTSHASMRRKFLRDLTGQTGIKQLAGQILMFIQLAGDDDAIDAAKTQSAQAFKSNTLGRAFPVFIGIALAISLVGDWWWGLAFWLLPYLTWFQFVLRVRNIAEHGAVEQSDNPLQNVRTTHAGPVARTLVAPYYVNYHLEHHMVMHVPCWQLPKMHALLMTKGLGGQMRTAPNYRAAMMEAGWRSS
- the clpS gene encoding ATP-dependent Clp protease adapter ClpS, which encodes MMAGKVDDEGDSSVITETKPKTKRPPLYKVLLLNDDYTPMEFVVLVLERFFGLNHAQAFEIMLTVHKKGLAVVGVFSHEIAETKVAQVMDFARRHQHPLQCTMEKED
- a CDS encoding HAD family hydrolase → MDQTLTTIAFDADDTLWHNERFFKLTQERFAELLAPHTEPDALMTRLLEAERRNIRHYGFGIKGFVLSMIETALEVTDNSVPGTVIAELIAAGQDMLQHPVDLLPHAADALRAAQAVGPVLLITKGDLLDQERKVAQSGLGDMFDAIQIVSAKTPAAYTRIFDAYDGAASSMMIGNSLASDVRPMLEAGGWGVYVPHDLLWDIEHAEAPKDHPRFREISDLGALPDLLSKHP